One window from the genome of Daphnia pulex isolate KAP4 chromosome 9, ASM2113471v1 encodes:
- the LOC124203021 gene encoding mitochondrial inner membrane protein OXA1L-like: MMISQTTRLLLLPLRKQLTCTVRASAVVIPVKSYHTPAFSSIFISQSRVSKLIVKDFNVKFCSSRQLSLSSYSRNGAPLGGISSAAAVTTTNSSEFIDIPAPPVPTSTTLETLSDAVSSSSLAEPAFTEIGLGGMSPSGLIQSILEWLHIGVDLPWWGCIAIGVFTVRTLMFPLVIKAQRNAAKMTNNMPQLQVLQQKMTDARQAGNAMEAARMGYEIQSFMKEKGLNPLKNLMVPLIQAPVFMSFFFALKGMANAPVESMQYGGLFWFSDLTVCDPYYILPMLTSVTVWATMELGADSAKLSSQGFPLLIYFFRAIPFIMFPITMNFSGAILCYWLTTNVISLVQVGFLRLPKVRSYFDIDPIVVVQPVKGAGPKKGFVEGMKEAWNNQKITAELNDRQRLIDSNFRRAGTGPIQKTYSYNPTAAPKAQELVQKGFKQTKKSV, from the exons ATGATGATTTCACAGACGACTcgactcctcctccttcctttACGGAAACAG CTTACTTGCACGGTTCGTGCATCAGCAGTAGTGATCCCAGTAAAATCGTATCACACTCCAGcgttttcatccattttcatCAGCCAGAGCAGAGTATCAAAGCTTATCGTCAAAGATTTCAATGTGAAATTTTGTAGTTCAAGGCAGCTGAGCCTTTCGTCTTATTCAAGGAATGGGGCACCACTGGGAGGAATTTCATCTGCAGCCGCAGTAACAACCACCAACTCTTCa gAATTCATTGATATACCTGCTCCTCCAGtgccaacatcaacaacattaGAGACACTGTCAGATGCAGTTTCCTCAAGCAGTTTAGCAGAGCCCGCTTTTACAGAAATCGGGTTGGGAGGAATGTCCCCAAGTGGTCTGATCCAGAGTATTTTGGAATGGTTACATATTGGTGTGGACCTCCCTTGGTGGGGTTGCATTGCCATAG GAGTCTTTACTGTCCGTACACTCATGTTTCCCCTGGTAATTAAAGCCCAGAGAAATGCAGCCAAAATGACAAACAACATGCCACAACTGCAAGTCCTTCAGCAAAAAATGACTGATGCCAGACAGGCAGGAAATGCCATGGAAG CTGCACGGATGGGTTATGAAATCCAAAGTTttatgaaagagaaaggaCTCAATCCCTTAAAAAATCTAATGGTGCCTCTTATTCAG gcACCAGTATTTatgagttttttctttgccttaaAAGGCATGGCCAATGCTCCAGTAGAGAGCATGCAGTACGGAGGATTGTTTTGGTTTTCCGATCTTACAGTCTGTGATCCTTATTACATACTCCCTATGCTAACTAGCGTTACAGTGTGGGCTACAATGGAG TTGGGAGCGGATTCCGCCAAACTCTCGTCTCAAGGCTTTCCCctgttaatttatttcttccgaGCCATCCCATTCATCATGTTCCCCATCACGATGAATTTCTCAGGA GCTATTCTGTGCTATTGGTTGACGACTAATGTCATTTCACTCGTTCAAGTCGGTTTCCTTCGCCTTCCCAAAGTCCGAAGCTATTTCGATATCGATCCGATAGTTGTTGTTCAGCCAGTTAAAGGTGCTGGACCCAAAAAAGGATTCGTGGAGGGAATGAAAGAAG CTTGGAATAATCAGAAAATCACCGCCGAACTTAACGATCGCCAGCGTcttattgattcaaatttcagaCGTGCGGGTACTGGTCCAATTCAGAAAACTTATTCCTAcaatccaacagcagcaccgAAAGCACAGGAACTAGTCCAGAAAGGTTTCAAACAAACGAAGAAATCCGTGTAG
- the LOC124203024 gene encoding uncharacterized protein LOC124203024, which translates to MNINSYSPLDLSSTEEVVETLQRHTRPLGNGAVGVDFRLLSVPNLKNSEVYKMLSEEEPQLRYMHRQQISAVTSEFSERKRVAWPPPANPIETIETRKYGYDNGTIGIPIQQQQQQPNPYTTFQPQNQEAYISPPTKQLPNVFFPPKQQDYDLIPQKLYELYQNRPEDLPLNQPVIKQQSPKVPPPPPPRVHRKPILRSYSDAQDPFVTSGGSEFERYSDTPHQQHSATQPEREPSHEEKSIRMSSRRMPEPFASNELVGERMLIAKPAPPSGLLLRPAAVKKSAGSFYKEAPTVRTESFFRRGTTPVRMLGDMVWPPKGLTSTTDVQQLPTRSPGAVRRQPKNYRDFFSQNQLPANFPTYRAPPGTQHFGLEEGENATPM; encoded by the exons ATGAACATCAACTCTTATTCTCCGCTAGATTTGTCCTCGACTGAAGAAGTAGTCGAAACGCTACAACGCCACACTCGTCCATTGGGCAACGGGGCTGTTGG GGTTGATTTCAGATTGTTGTCGgtaccaaatttgaaaaattcagaagTTTACAAGATGCTTTCCGAGGAAGAGCCGCAACTACGTTACATGCACCGGCAACAGATTTCAGCGGTTACTTCGGAATTTTCAG AAAGGAAACGTGTCGCTTGGCCACCGCCAGCCAATCCAATCGAAACGATTGAAACACGCAAGTACGGATACGACAACGGAACGATTGGAATtccgatccagcagcagcagcagcagcccaaccCTTATACAACTTTCCAGCCGCAAAATCAAGAAGCCTACATTTCTCCGCCGACGAAACAACTgccaaatgttttctttcccccGAAACAACAAGACTACGATTTAATCCCCCAGAAGCTGTACGAGCTGTATCAAAATCGACCGGAAGACTTGCCGCTAAATCAGCCAGTCATAAAGCAGCAAAGTCCTAAAGTTCCGCCACCGCCTCCGCCACGAGTTCATCGAAAACCGATTCTTCGTTCCTATTCGGACGCCCAG GATCCATTTGTCACGTCGGGCGGAAGTGAATTCGAACGGTATTCTGACACCCCTCATCAGCAGCACAGCGCTACTCAACCTGAACGG GAGCCAAGCCACGAGGAAAAATCAATCAGAATGTCATCACGCAGAATGCCAGAACCTTTCGCCTCCAACGAATTGGTCGGAGAAAGAATGTTGATTGCCAAGCCAGCTCCGCCATCGGGACTCTTGCTTCGGCCAGCCGCAGTCAAGAAATCGGCCGGTTCTTTCTACAAAGAAGCTCCTACCGTCAGAACAGAGTCCTTTTTCAGGCGGGGCACTACTCCCGTTCGCATGTTGGGAGATATG GTGTGGCCTCCTAAAGGCTTAACCAGCACTACAGACGTGCAACAGTTACCTACGCGATCCCCTGGCGCAGTCCGTCGTCAACCTAAGAATTACCGGGACTTTTTCTCGCAAAATCAGTTGCCCGCCAACTTTCCAACTTACCGTGCGCCACCCGGAACACAACATTTTGGATTAGAGGAAGGAGAGAATGCAACACCTATGTAA
- the LOC124203023 gene encoding RUN and FYVE domain-containing protein 2-like isoform X1, protein MCHRETRSGRSQRAFSMISMDSFPCRIKSEMSSINDTIYLCNFRVSVDGDWLCLKELHELQSCEYPSRPAFLREEYERDPAQVERTNLVNLCKLIVKELIDSSVQYGRMLDSDFVPLQHFFIVLEHALRHGLRPKKGLLGPKKELWDLLQTVEKSANEACDITASVRDLPTVRTSLGRARAWIRLALMQKKLADYLKILIDQRDSVLHEYYEPGALLLCDEAVIVLGLLLGLNVVDCNLCLKEEDLDSQQGVIDFSLYLRTGGNNSMNPTTDTVDSSSMTAVLDQKNYVEELNRHLSATITNLQTRLDGTTTSNTLMKEELALTKQALTKAQEENTLLKEYVRKERSNSGCQEMESVNSNSTNNRSSTYMAAEDAIAEVKLQLAEEKNHRLDLEKELELQMNMRAETEVALKLLEKDIHEKQDTIISLRKQLEDIKVINLEMFRKLQDQEKTANIKNEFIAKLEAENGENKKNLRIAQEQVEELKLTAKRTEDNTRRSMKENMELQSQCRTLEEDLRLEKEWRSSLQDSVVSDRTTMAELKQKLEETQEIRIDYADLEGKHQRLLKLCTDQEKALEEVGVRLRDTKLEADHLKEATVWVSRDAQWAPDELVTHCGLCEKEFSLARRKHHCRSCGEIFCAACSDQQAQLASSAKPVRVCDTCHTRLLQRYSAAS, encoded by the exons ATGTGTCATCGGGAAACCAGATCAGGGAGAAGCCAACGAGCTTTTTCTATGATCTCAATGGATTCTTTTCCCTGTCGAATCAAGTCTGAAATGTCGAGCATCAACGACACGATTTACCTGTGCAATTTCCGCGTCTCGGTCGACGGCGACTGGCTCTGCCTCAAAGAACTGCACGAGTTGCAGTCTTGCGAGTATCCTTCACGCCCTGCGTTTCTCAGAGAAGAATACG AACGCGACCCAGCTCAAGTAGAGAGAACCAACCTGGTCAACTTGTGTAAACTCATCGTCAAAGAGTTGATTGATTCGTCGGTCCAGTATGGGCGCATGCTGGACTCGGACTTCGTCCCCTTGCAACACTTTTTCATCGTTTTAGAGCACGCTCTTCGTCATGGTCTCCGACCTAAAAAG GGACTTCTTGGACCCAAAAAAGAGTTATGGGACCTTTTACAAACTGTCGAAAAGTCAGCCAATGAAGCCTGTGACATCACAGCAAGTGTAAGGGACTTGCCAACAGTGAG aacaaGTTTAGGTCGAGCTAGAGCGTGGATCCGCCTTGCTTTGATGCAGAAAAAGCTTGCCgactatttgaaaattttgattgatcaAAGAGATAGTGTACTCCATGAATACTACGAACCTGGGGCACTTTTATTGTGCGATGAAGCCGTCATTGTCCTGGGTCTCCTCTTGGGTCTCAATGTTGTCGATTGCAATTTATGCTTAAAg GAAGAAGACCTTGATAGTCAACAAGGAGTCATTGACTTTTCGTTGTACTTGAGGACAGGTGGCAACAACTCTATGAATCCCACTACTGACACAGTAGACTCCTCCAGCATGACAGCTGTGTTGGACCAGAAAAATTACGTGGAAGAGCTCAATAGACATTTGTC GGCAACCATCACTAATTTGCAGACGCGATTGGatgggacgacgacgagtaaCACGCTCATGAAAGAAGAACTTGCACTGACCAAGCAAGCTCTGACTAAAGCCCAAGAAGAAAATACGCTCCTCAAGGAATATGTGCGGAAAGAAA gaAGTAATTCCGGTTGTCAAGAAATGGAGTCGGTCAATTCCAATTCAACCAACAATCGCTCCAGCACCTACATGGCGGCAGAGGACGCCATTGCCGAGGTGAAACTCCAGTTGGCTGAAGAGAAGAACCACCGATTGGATTTGGAAAAGGAACTGGAACTGCAGATGAATATGCGAGCGGAAACGGAAGTGGCTCTCAAGTTGCTGGAGAAGGACATCCACGAAAAACAGGACACCATTATCTCGCTCCGCAAACAATTGGAGGACATCAAAGTCATCAACTTGGAAATGTTTCGTAAACTTCAG GATCAAGAAAAAACTGCCAATATCAAGAACGAGTTTATCGCCAAATTAGAAGCGGAAAATggtgaaaataagaaaaatctacGCATTGCCCAAGAACA AGTCGAGGAGTTGAAGTTGACAGCCAAAAGAACAGAAGACAATACCCGTCGTTCAATGAAAGAGAACATGGAATTGCAGTCGCAATGTCGAACATTAGAGGAGGATCTTCGGCTTGAAAAAGAATGGCGATCTTCACTTCAGGATTCCGTCGTGTCCGATCGCACGACTATGGCagagttgaaacaaaaactcGAGGAAACTCAGGAAATCCGAATC GATTACGCTGATTTGGAAGGGAAACATCAACGACTATTGAAACTCTGCACTGATCAAGAAAAAGCTCTCGAAGAAGTTGGCGTTCGGTTGCGCGATACCAAATTGGAGGCGGATCATCTAAA AGAAGCGACAGTTTGGGTTTCTAGAGATGCCCAATGGGCTCCTGATGAACTGGTGACCCACTGTGGACTGTGCGAGAAGGAATTTAGTCTAGCTCGTCGCAAA CACCACTGTCGTTCGTGTGGGGAGATTTTCTGCGCAGCTTGCTCTGACCAACAGGCACAATTGGCGTCCTCGGCCAAACCTGTCCGCGTTTGTGACACCTGCCACACTCGTCTACTCCAACGCTATTCCGCCGCCTCTTAA
- the LOC124203023 gene encoding RUN and FYVE domain-containing protein 2-like isoform X2: protein MNSPLQSPTDEQKGIRWPVFLVVSSTDGSSLPSAYKKPFSKRDPAQVERTNLVNLCKLIVKELIDSSVQYGRMLDSDFVPLQHFFIVLEHALRHGLRPKKGLLGPKKELWDLLQTVEKSANEACDITASVRDLPTVRTSLGRARAWIRLALMQKKLADYLKILIDQRDSVLHEYYEPGALLLCDEAVIVLGLLLGLNVVDCNLCLKEEDLDSQQGVIDFSLYLRTGGNNSMNPTTDTVDSSSMTAVLDQKNYVEELNRHLSATITNLQTRLDGTTTSNTLMKEELALTKQALTKAQEENTLLKEYVRKERSNSGCQEMESVNSNSTNNRSSTYMAAEDAIAEVKLQLAEEKNHRLDLEKELELQMNMRAETEVALKLLEKDIHEKQDTIISLRKQLEDIKVINLEMFRKLQDQEKTANIKNEFIAKLEAENGENKKNLRIAQEQVEELKLTAKRTEDNTRRSMKENMELQSQCRTLEEDLRLEKEWRSSLQDSVVSDRTTMAELKQKLEETQEIRIDYADLEGKHQRLLKLCTDQEKALEEVGVRLRDTKLEADHLKEATVWVSRDAQWAPDELVTHCGLCEKEFSLARRKHHCRSCGEIFCAACSDQQAQLASSAKPVRVCDTCHTRLLQRYSAAS, encoded by the exons ATGAACAGCCCTCTGCAAAGTCCAACTGACGAGCAGAAAGGCATCAGATGGCCTGTTTTTCTCGTCGTCTCTTCCACTGATGGATCGTCCCTTCCAAGTGCCTACAAGAAGCCATTTTCGA AACGCGACCCAGCTCAAGTAGAGAGAACCAACCTGGTCAACTTGTGTAAACTCATCGTCAAAGAGTTGATTGATTCGTCGGTCCAGTATGGGCGCATGCTGGACTCGGACTTCGTCCCCTTGCAACACTTTTTCATCGTTTTAGAGCACGCTCTTCGTCATGGTCTCCGACCTAAAAAG GGACTTCTTGGACCCAAAAAAGAGTTATGGGACCTTTTACAAACTGTCGAAAAGTCAGCCAATGAAGCCTGTGACATCACAGCAAGTGTAAGGGACTTGCCAACAGTGAG aacaaGTTTAGGTCGAGCTAGAGCGTGGATCCGCCTTGCTTTGATGCAGAAAAAGCTTGCCgactatttgaaaattttgattgatcaAAGAGATAGTGTACTCCATGAATACTACGAACCTGGGGCACTTTTATTGTGCGATGAAGCCGTCATTGTCCTGGGTCTCCTCTTGGGTCTCAATGTTGTCGATTGCAATTTATGCTTAAAg GAAGAAGACCTTGATAGTCAACAAGGAGTCATTGACTTTTCGTTGTACTTGAGGACAGGTGGCAACAACTCTATGAATCCCACTACTGACACAGTAGACTCCTCCAGCATGACAGCTGTGTTGGACCAGAAAAATTACGTGGAAGAGCTCAATAGACATTTGTC GGCAACCATCACTAATTTGCAGACGCGATTGGatgggacgacgacgagtaaCACGCTCATGAAAGAAGAACTTGCACTGACCAAGCAAGCTCTGACTAAAGCCCAAGAAGAAAATACGCTCCTCAAGGAATATGTGCGGAAAGAAA gaAGTAATTCCGGTTGTCAAGAAATGGAGTCGGTCAATTCCAATTCAACCAACAATCGCTCCAGCACCTACATGGCGGCAGAGGACGCCATTGCCGAGGTGAAACTCCAGTTGGCTGAAGAGAAGAACCACCGATTGGATTTGGAAAAGGAACTGGAACTGCAGATGAATATGCGAGCGGAAACGGAAGTGGCTCTCAAGTTGCTGGAGAAGGACATCCACGAAAAACAGGACACCATTATCTCGCTCCGCAAACAATTGGAGGACATCAAAGTCATCAACTTGGAAATGTTTCGTAAACTTCAG GATCAAGAAAAAACTGCCAATATCAAGAACGAGTTTATCGCCAAATTAGAAGCGGAAAATggtgaaaataagaaaaatctacGCATTGCCCAAGAACA AGTCGAGGAGTTGAAGTTGACAGCCAAAAGAACAGAAGACAATACCCGTCGTTCAATGAAAGAGAACATGGAATTGCAGTCGCAATGTCGAACATTAGAGGAGGATCTTCGGCTTGAAAAAGAATGGCGATCTTCACTTCAGGATTCCGTCGTGTCCGATCGCACGACTATGGCagagttgaaacaaaaactcGAGGAAACTCAGGAAATCCGAATC GATTACGCTGATTTGGAAGGGAAACATCAACGACTATTGAAACTCTGCACTGATCAAGAAAAAGCTCTCGAAGAAGTTGGCGTTCGGTTGCGCGATACCAAATTGGAGGCGGATCATCTAAA AGAAGCGACAGTTTGGGTTTCTAGAGATGCCCAATGGGCTCCTGATGAACTGGTGACCCACTGTGGACTGTGCGAGAAGGAATTTAGTCTAGCTCGTCGCAAA CACCACTGTCGTTCGTGTGGGGAGATTTTCTGCGCAGCTTGCTCTGACCAACAGGCACAATTGGCGTCCTCGGCCAAACCTGTCCGCGTTTGTGACACCTGCCACACTCGTCTACTCCAACGCTATTCCGCCGCCTCTTAA